The proteins below are encoded in one region of Vespula pensylvanica isolate Volc-1 chromosome 4, ASM1446617v1, whole genome shotgun sequence:
- the LOC122628585 gene encoding uncharacterized protein LOC122628585, with product MKTLAFQFIVYLFVYFALLYDTFCTIDINLSQLEYLAARLDPFECRRLIAALHYTSYELPMNLAAAERTVEEDIPCIRQLVHWNSSPDEGLGQSHEDLVHRLRQIGRNDLAEWLGKSTFKHLGMDMERIMDQPFEKLGEQETETSYPLTIVPIESPENDDFWSQLNIILLAIMLGLMGTLLTLIGYIIFYIIKVRLRRTKYRKMKQEADINKPCE from the exons ATGAAAACCTTGGCGTTTCAGTTcatcgtatatttatttgtatattttgcaTTACTATATGATACCTTTTGCACGATCGACATTAATTTGAGTCAATTGGAATATCTTGCTGCACGTTTAGATCCATTCGAATGTCGACGTCTTATTGCTGCTCTACATTACACGTCGTACGAATTGCCGATGAATTTGGCAGCAGCAG AACGCACGGTAGAAGAAGATATCCCGTGTATAAGACAACTAGTTCATTGGAATAGTTCTCCAGATGAAGGTCTTGGCCAAAGCCATGAAGACTTGGTTCATCGACTTCGTCAAATAGGTCGCAATGATCTAGCTGAGTGGCTAGGCAAATCCACTTTTAAACATCTTGGAATGGATATGGAAAGAATTATGGATCAACCATTCGAGAAATTAGGAGAACAAGAAACTGAGACATC TTATCCATTAACAATCGTTCCAATTGAAAGCCCTGAAAACGATGATTTTTGGTCTCAATTAAATATCATCTTATTGGCAATAATGTTAGGTTTAATGGGAACTTTGTTAACATTAAtaggatatattattttttatataattaaagtgCGTTTACGTAGAACAAAATACAG aaaaatgaagCAAGAAGCAGATATTAATAAACCatgtgaataa